The proteins below come from a single Drosophila teissieri strain GT53w chromosome 3L, Prin_Dtei_1.1, whole genome shotgun sequence genomic window:
- the LOC122616382 gene encoding syntaxin-12: MSQALNNPGGGSSGGGGGPHRDYGAMADSTPEVSFAAAGGSSGFSPTEFMSLSEDIGHNITAIHSSTKQLEKQLKLIGTPKELPNMREKVHTINTKCNARVQTTSQDLQRLQAVVRHGDRQQKLQLEKLTREFHGVVEKYSNLQRRISSAMRQTLQQAQQFTDQDVEANARAELLHQQRLEQAHLQQEHDMLDDRRRQVEQIESDIIDVNQIMTKLSGLVHEQGQQMDFIENSIEQTAANVEDGTSELAKAARSRQSYRRKILILLVIAVIIGLIVTGVIVAKLNS; encoded by the exons ATGTCCCAGGCCTTGAACAATCCAGGAGGAGGCAGCagcggaggaggcggtggcccCCATCGGGACTATGGTGCGATGGCCGATTCCACGCCCGAAGTGAGTTTTGCGGCCGCCGGCGGTTCGTCCGGCTTCAGTCCGACGGAATTCATGTCCCTGAGCGAGGACATTGGCCACAACATCACTGCCATCCACAGCAGTACcaagcagctggagaagcagCTAAAGCTGATTGGGACACCAAAGGAGCTGCCCAATATGCGGGAGAAAGTGCACACCATCAACACCAAGTGCAATGCCCGGGTGCAGACCACCAGTCAGGATTTGCAGAGGCTACAGGCCGTCGTGCGGCATGGAGATCGCcagcagaagctgcagctggagaagctcACCAGGGAGTTCCACGGCGTGGTGGAGAAGTACTCCAATCTGCAGCGACGCATCTCGTCGGCCATGCGTCAGACCCTTCAGCAGGCCCAGCAGTTCACCGACCAGGATGTGGAGGCCAACGCCCGTGCCGAGCTGCTGCACCAACAGCGCCTGGAGCAGGCCCATCTCCAGCAGGAGCACGACATGCTCGACGATCGGCGGCGGCAGGTCGAACAAATAGAGTCGGACATCATCGATGTCAACCAGATCATGACCAAGCTGAGTGGCCTGGTGCACGAGCAGGGGCAGCAGATGG ACTTCATCGAGAACAGTATTGAGCAGACGGCCGCCAACGTGGAGGATGGCACCTCGGAACTGGCCAAGGCGGCCAGGAGTCGCCAGAGCTACCGGCGCAAGATCTTGATACTCCTGGTGATCGCTGTGATAATAGGTTTAATCGTAACTGGCGTTATCG